A single genomic interval of Nerophis lumbriciformis linkage group LG17, RoL_Nlum_v2.1, whole genome shotgun sequence harbors:
- the LOC133614830 gene encoding extracellular calcium-sensing receptor-like produces the protein MQGSPHLPELEQHGDLVIGGIFSFRTGQDYAVNTFQVLPEVRRCKNFNFREFKFSQAMIFAINEINKNPDMLPDIKLGYKIYDDCGTMDILRAALALVSGLEREIRNENCTKVETVQAILGHSGSRPTIAFAPILGRFNVPVVSHFATCACLSNRKEYPTFFRTIPSDYYQSRALAKLVKHLGWMWIGAIAVDNEYGLNGIAAFIQAAQEYGVCIEYSDAFSSSGPPNDLQRVTDTIQSATSKVIMAFVSHREIKLLAKELFRRNVTGLQWVGSDAWITDHSLPESEGHGVLAGSLGFTVSRAEIPGLEEHLRGLHPSQFPHSRFVQDFWEETFDCSLTAIANGQRKPCSGHESLQDVQSQYTSVSKLRFTNNVYKSVYSVAHALNDLFRCEEGKGPFSNGSCADTAHIKPWQVLQYLGKVNFTTQGGERVYFDSNGDSPAKYELVNLQMKSGGMMEGVTVGIYDASLAESHQFIMSNIPVVWGNGHSKVPVSVCSESCLPGTRQVLQKGRPVCCYDCIICPAGEISNVTDSLHCMKCPSDFWSNKHRDACIPKKIEFLTYEEILGTLLALFSLLGVFLTMIATLVFYCHKETPLVRANNSELSFLLLFSLTLCFLCSLTFLGRPTEWSCMLRHTAFGITFVLCISCVLGKTILVLLAFKASLPGSNLMKWFGPTQQRLCVAAFTLVQVVICILWLTISPPLPFKNMLLYRDRIILECHLGSALGFWAVLGYIGVLAMLCFLIAFLARKLPDNFNEAKLITFSMLIFCVVWIAFIPAYVSSPGKFTVAVEIFAILASSYGLLVCIFMPKCFIILFKPEKNTKKHIMGKSNN, from the exons ATGCAAGGGTCGCCACACCTGCCCGAGCTGGAGCAGCATGGGGATCTTGTGATTGGAGGAATTTTTTCGTTCCGCACGGGGCAGGATTATGCAGTTAACACATTTCAGGTCCTTCCAGAGGTGCGAAGGTGTAAAAA CTTCAACTTTAGGGAATTTAAATTCTCTCAGGCGATGATATTCGCTATCAATGAGATCAATAAGAACCCAGACATGCTACCTGACATCAAACTGGGTTACAAGATATACGACGATTGTGGGACTATGGATATTCTGAGAGCGGCACTGGCACTGGTGAGTGGACTCGAGAGAGAAATCCGCAATGAAAACTGTACCAAAGTAGAGACGGTACAAGCTATCCTGGGTCATTCAGGTTCCAGACCAACCATTGCATTTGCACCAATACTCGGACGCTTCAATGTTCCGGTG GTTAGCCATTTTGCCACATGTGCCTGTCTCAGCAACAGAAAAGAGTACCCAACCTTTTTCAGAACCATTCCCAGTGACTACTACCAGAGTCGAGCTTTAGCAAAGCTGGTCAAGCACCTGGGTTGGATGTGGATTGGAGCCATAGCTGTGGACAATGAGTATGGCCTCAAtggcattgctgcattcatacaGGCTGCACAAGAATATGGAGTGTGCATTGAGTATTCAGATGCCTTCTCATCCTCTGGTCCACCTAATGATCTGCAGAGGGTAACAGACACAATTCAAAGTGCTACTTCCAAAGTGATTATGGCCTTTGTGAGTCATAGAGAAATCAAATTGCTGGCAAAGGAGCTGTTCAGACGTAACGTTACAGGTCTGCAGTGGGTCGGCAGTGATGCCTGGATCACCGATCACTCTCTGCCTGAAAGCGAGGGCCACGGCGTCCTTGCGGGCTCACTGGGCTTCACTGTCAGCAGAGCTGAGATCCCCGGGCTGGAGGAGCACCTGAGAGGGCTCCACCCCTCGCAGTTCCCGCACAGCCGGTTCGTGCAAGACTTTTGGGAGGAGACGTTTGACTGCTCGCTAACTGCAATCGCAAACGGCCAACGGAAGCCCTGCAGCGGCCACGAGAGCCTGCAAGACGTCCAGTCACAATACACCAGCGTGTCCAAGCTGAGGTTCACCAACAATGTCTACAAGTCCGTCTACTCGGTGGCCCACGCCCTAAACGACCTATTCAGGTGTGAAGAAGGAAAAGGGCCCTTTTCCAATGGGAGTTGTGCTGATACTGCACACATTAAGCCATGGCAG GTCCTGCAGTATCTCGGCAAGGTCAACTTCACCACTCAAGGAGGGGAAAGAGTTTATTTTGACAGCAACGGTGACTCACCGGCAAAATACGAGCTGGTCAACTTACAAATGAAAAGTGGAGGAATGATGGAGGGAGTGACAGTGGGCATTTATGACGCTTCTCTGGCAGAGAGCCATCAGTTTATCATGAGCAACATTCCAGTGGTCTGGGGAAACGGACACTCCAAG GTGCCCGTGTCAGTGTGCAGTGAGAGTTGTCTTCCAGGAACCCGCCAAGTCCTTCAAAAAGGGCGTCCGGTGTGTTGCTACGACTGCATTATTTGCCCCGCAGGAGAGATCAGTAATGTAACAG ATTCTCTACATTGCATGAAATGTCCATCTGACTTCTGGTCCAACAAACACAGAGACGCCTGCATCCCAAAGAAAATAGAGTTCTTGACCTATGAAGAAATACTGGGAACTCTTTTAGCCTTGTTCTCTTTGCTAGGAGTGTTCCTGACCATGATAGCGACGTTAGTCTTCTACTGCCACAAAGAAACGCCGCTCGTACGAGCAAACAACTCCGAGCTGAGCTTCCTGCTGCTCTTCTCCTTGACCCTGTGCTTTCTGTGCTCTCTGACCTTCCTCGGCCGACCCACCGAGTGGTCCTGCATGCTGCGCCACACAGCCTTCGGCATCACCTTCGTGCTGTGCATCTCATGTGTTCTAGGGAAAACGATACTGGTCTTGTTGGCCTTTAAAGCCTCACTTCCAGGCAGTAATCTAATGAAGTGGTTTGGACCCACACAGCAGAGACTCTGTGTTGCGGCATTCACTCTGGTACAAGTGGTCATATGCATACTTTGGTTAACCATCAGCCCTCCTTTGCCATTCAAGAACATGTTACTTTACAGAGACAGAATCATCTTAGAGTGCCACCTCGGCTCTGCTTTGGGCTTCTGGGCTGTTCTGGGCTACATAGGAGTCCTGGCCATGTTATGTTTCCTAATTGCTTTTTTAGCTCGAAAACTACCAGATAATTTCAATGAAGCGAAATTAATCACTTTCAGTATGTTGATATTCTGTGTCGTCTGGATCGCCTTCATCCCGGCTTATGTGAGCTCTCCTGGCAAGTTCACTGTCGCTGTGGAGATATTTGCCATCCTGGCCTCTAGTTACGGACTGCTTGTTTGCATTTTTATGCCAAAATGCTTTATAATACTGTTTAAACCTGAGAAAAACACTAAGAAGCACATCATGGGAAAGTCAAATAATTAA